One window of the Cryptomeria japonica chromosome 7, Sugi_1.0, whole genome shotgun sequence genome contains the following:
- the LOC131078289 gene encoding putative UPF0481 protein At3g02645 — protein sequence MVCKREAYIPSTVSLGPYNHFCNTLNEHKQEAVRRMVTRINRDGAFLVKEIHGLERDIRECYDEKINCDVETLCCLMVYDACFILEFFRCSGRTRVQNPQGCFSLVFQNKDYKNSMYNDILSDIMKLENQVPLNVLIAILRLEFDPAIPELAKLLSNSELFKGFPFYSSLPDDGDVKLKLEELMEKNPYHLLDLYRMVINDILKPSSLESDTPSRSGWMQLPCSPNERCFIPDAESLDEKRSTPCAQKLQNAGIEFEPGKIRFKRSKLGISMVSLPQITVNYMTEIYLRNLMAYEECQRCSWNPKPTVISNYIRLLDIFINSEKDVSVLRDARVIKSFVGCDEDIVKMFNHLTIGITVGPLDCDTAVTINRLGSIREYEDVLRQVREHYNSKWNVWIGQFREEHCSNPLYALSFLAATGLLVMTIIQTVYAMK from the coding sequence ATGGTTTGTAAACGGGAAGCTTATATTCCTTCCACTGTATCATTAGGACCTTACAACCACTTTTGCAATACACTGAATGAACATAAACAAGAAGCAGTTCGTAGAATGGTGACAAGGATCAACAGAGATGGGGCTTTTTTGGTGAAAGAGATACACGGGTTGGAGAGAGATATCAGAGAGTGCTACGATGAAAAAATAAACTGCGATGTAGAAACTTTGTGCTGCTTGATGGTATATGATGCTTGTTTTATTCTTGAATTCTTTAGATGTTCAGGGAGAACAAGGGTTCAGAATCCCCAAGGTTGTTTTAGCCTTGTTTTTCAAAATAAGGATTACAAGAATTCAATGTATAATGATATATTAAGTGACATTATGAAGTTGGAAAATCAGGTTCCTCTGAATGTTCTCATCGCTATACTCCGATTGGAGTTTGATCCTGCAATACCAGAGTTAGCTAAACTGTTGAGTAACTCCGAACTATTCAAAGGATTTCCTTTCTATTCCTCATTACCAGATGATGGTGATGTAAAATTAAAGCTGGAGGAACTTATGGAGAAAAATCCATATCATTTACTGGATCTGTATAGAATGGTTATTAACGATATATTAAAACCATCAAGCTTGGAATCGGATACTCCTAGTAGATCTGGTTGGATGCAATTACCTTGTTCTCCCAATGAGAGGTGCTTTATCCCAGATGCTGAATCTCTCGATGAGAAAAGGTCTACCCCTTGTGCTCAAAAATTACAGAATGCTGGTATTGAATTTGAACCAGGCAAAATCCGATTTAAAAGGAGCAAGTTAGGAATCAGTATGGTTTCCCTTCCTCAAATCACAGTGAATTACATGACAGAAATATATTTGCGGAACCTGATGGCTTATGAAGAGTGTCAAAGGTGCTCATGGAATCCGAAACCGACAGTAATTTCAAATTATATACGTCTCTTAGATATCTTTATCAATTCAGAGAAAGATGTTTCTGTGCTTCGAGATGCTAGAGTCATTAAGAGCTTCGTTGGCTGTGATGAAGATATAGTTAAAATGTTCAACCATCTTACGATTGGAATCACAGTTGGTCCCCTAGATTGTGATACTGCGGTAACGATCAACCGGCTTGGATCAATTCGTGAATATGAAGATGTATTGAGACAGGTGAGAGAACATTACAACAGCAAATGGAACGTGTGGATAGGCCAGTTTAGGGAAGAGCATTGTTCAAATCCACTGTATGCTCTCTCTTTCTTGGCGGCGACAGGTCTTTTGGTTATGACCATTATTCAAACTGTTTATGCAATGAAGTAG